In Harmonia axyridis chromosome 6, icHarAxyr1.1, whole genome shotgun sequence, a single window of DNA contains:
- the LOC123682628 gene encoding uncharacterized protein LOC123682628 — protein sequence MDPISFSGDDDNIIEFQKNTLQFEKEQEERWTSFFSKHSVDMDLESIPSVGIYEVRNDFDSKSDENSSVDHSDEIIECKNNVEVANVSKNNRKKGFPKKVPTVIRVNDEKTDSLLEQSEEIIKSESHEVLENIETIKKNKLPKIVPKNKIIGSDILSVNAIEKSNTNFIVEQSKRIIETESNDGENVGKKNNKKEVCQMISTVTNSYSKGCGYQLKLSDNMSQIVIQKVLVNFIEGELKSRLGYYFVFLYSSCIQRDKNQGLWRDVFVKELIKVGKKVNNKDILTYIQRIFDPAKPINSKALIDTVENKYKSELRSYFERAYDSDHSSDEEIWNKIHLEWNRLNKNIPEKCLCIYHRQLFGPISIINS from the exons ATGGATCCTATTAGTTTTTCTGGAGACGACGATAATATAattgaattccaaaaaaataccTTGCAATTCGAAAAGGAACAAGAAGAGAGAtggacatcatttttttcaaaacattcaGTTGATATGGACTTGGAGTCTATTCCATCTGTTGGTATATATGAAGTCCGAAATGACTTCGATTCAAAAAGCGATGAGAACTCCTCAGTTGACCACTCTGACGAAATAATTGAATGCAAAAACAATGTAGAAGTAGCAAATGTGagtaaaaataatagaaaaaaagggtTTCCTAAAAAAGTACCTACAGTCATAAGggtaaatgatgaaaaaactgaTTCCTTACTTGAGCAGTctgaagaaataattaaatcagAAAGTCATGAAGtacttgaaaatattgaaaccatCAAGAAAAATAAACTACCTAAAATAGttcctaaaaataaaataatagggTCAGATATATTATCAGTCAATGCAATTGAAAAAAGCAATACAAACTTTATTGTCGAACAATcgaaaagaatcattgaaactgAAAGCAATGACGGAGAAAATGTAGGaaaaaagaacaataaaaagGAGGTCTGTCAAATGATATCTACAGTTACAAATAGTTATTCTAAAGGATGTGGATATCAATTAAAATTATCAGATAATATGTCACAAATAGTAATCCAAAAAGTGCTGGTAAATTTTATTGAAGGTGAATTGAAAAGTAGATTaggatattattttgttttcttatatAGCTCTTGCATACAAAGAGACAAAAATCAGGGCCTATGGAGAGATGTATTTGTGAAGGAGCTTATTAAGGTGGGAAAAAAAGTGAATAACAAGGACATTCTTACATACatacaaagaatttttgatcCTGCTAAACCTATAAATTCTAAAGCTCTTATTGATACagtagaaaataaatataaaagtgaACTAAGATCATATTTTGAAAGAGCATATGATAGTGATCATTCTTCTGATGAGGAAATTTGGAATAAGATACATTTGGAATGGAAtagattgaataaaaatattcctgaaaaatgTCTTTGTATATATCATAGACAACTATTTGG tcctaTTTCAATcattaattcttaa
- the LOC123682464 gene encoding uncharacterized protein LOC123682464 — protein sequence MDPISFSGDDDNIIEFQKNTLQFEKEQEERWTSFFSKHSVDMDLESIPSVGIYEVRNDFDSKSDENSSVDQSDEIIECKNNVEVANVSKNNRKKGFPKKVPTVIRVNDEKTDSLLEQSEEIIKSESHEVLENIETIKKNKLPKIVPKNKIIGSDILSVNAIEKSNTNFIVEQSKRIIETESNDGENVGKKNNKKEVCQMISTVTNSYSKGCGYQLKLSDNMSQIVIQKVLVNFIEGELKSRLGYYFVFLYSSCIQRDKNQGLWRDVFVKELIKVGKKVNNKDILTYIQRIFDPAKPINSKALIDTVENKYKSELRSYFERAYDSDHSSDEEIWNKIHLEWNRLNKNIPEKCLCIYHRQLFGPISIINS from the exons ATGGATCCTATTAGTTTTTCTGGAGACGACGATAATATAattgaattccaaaaaaataccTTGCAATTCGAAAAGGAACAAGAAGAGAGAtggacatcatttttttcaaaacattcaGTTGATATGGACTTGGAGTCTATTCCATCTGTTGGTATATATGAAGTCCGAAATGACTTCGATTCAAAAAGCGATGAGAACTCCTCAGTTGACCAATCTGACGAAATAATTGAATGCAAAAACAATGTAGAAGTAGCAAATGTGagtaaaaataatagaaaaaaagggtTTCCTAAAAAAGTACCTACAGTCATAAGggtaaatgatgaaaaaactgaTTCCTTACTTGAGCAGTctgaagaaataattaaatcagAAAGTCATGAAGtacttgaaaatattgaaaccatCAAGAAAAATAAACTACCTAAAATAGttcctaaaaataaaataatagggTCAGATATATTATCAGTCAATGCAATTGAAAAAAGCAATACAAACTTTATTGTCGAACAATcgaaaagaatcattgaaactgAAAGCAATGACGGAGAAAATGTAGGaaaaaagaacaataaaaagGAGGTCTGTCAAATGATATCTACAGTTACAAATAGTTATTCTAAAGGATGTGGATATCAATTAAAATTATCAGATAATATGTCACAAATAGTAATCCAAAAAGTGCTGGTAAATTTTATTGAAGGTGAATTGAAAAGTAGATTaggatattattttgttttcttatatAGCTCTTGCATACAAAGAGACAAAAATCAGGGCCTATGGAGAGATGTATTTGTGAAGGAGCTTATTAAGGTGGGAAAAAAAGTGAATAACAAGGACATTCTTACATACatacaaagaatttttgatcCTGCTAAACCTATAAATTCTAAAGCTCTTATTGATACagtagaaaataaatataaaagtgaACTAAGATCATATTTTGAAAGAGCATATGATAGTGATCATTCTTCTGATGAGGAAATTTGGAATAAGATACATTTGGAATGGAAtagattgaataaaaatattcctgaaaaatgTCTTTGTATATATCATAGACAACTATTTGG tcctaTTTCAATcattaattcttaa